The following proteins come from a genomic window of Amphiura filiformis chromosome 16, Afil_fr2py, whole genome shotgun sequence:
- the LOC140136077 gene encoding uncharacterized protein yields MTSQSISTQLTFCNDCGCLRLRDVTNQLQELFTKKSIKPDWCGICNKFVENGRPKIHISSDFTVQEKQTSIKQDEGQKVETNSGNIPPDEVSKIVKDEQVEEEDKSEVVCQLQLEVSNDDDDGGGGFDDDDSDTDYDNRPNEVKDTCTNNVANSSKEGGDVELNRKVAKSLQKNTSATTTCAYEVTTKAAAKSAVTTTAKSKVAATTKSKVEKTKRSKVAAKSKSTVAISKISKVKKEINYEGTHSLQNKRHTRLSVGAIEAANYQSLFAGDKMDDDDEEEENDEEDMEEEYHASDNNFDPSDSDGAGNDDDDDIIDISKYIICKNDKNAISSTESKPTDKDGDKLSKYGVEILDPALQDLNVPGDNPSKPFKCKLCGDDFRHVSQFHTHVASYHVDAANIDKPFICLECGKKFPSFKILTKHIYRHKNDFVTYRCIHKNCDFTFKRKDRLISHIQVHKGKKKFQCNVCGVGVNSVKSLTIHKSLHSSDKTYSCPHCGKTFTHEVYFKNHLHWHKNANKYKCDLCPYTSGSKADCKRHTLLVHQKTNRNLECEKCKRTFKYSGSLSNHIRRCKPSAQLHDQTSSDSAISIIDTTHIVDRPYKCDHPGCDKTFEKMGGLNNHGLSHKEKKEYMCSLRGLQYKSKGCLTKHQKVVHLNIKPYPCSHCGKAFGAKQKRDIHEKRVHLKLKSHMCEKCGKAFVVKTELTAHMLYHTGEKPYKCDQCEYRCVRADYLAKHKRTHTKEKPYQCKLCGIEFTHRTPLVAHEKKNHGVDSGGVSIRTDPKYNFLGSSSSNTPSSSNIKEEIMTAGSESKLTIQFLQQNFNFNH; encoded by the coding sequence ATGACCAGTCAGTCCATTTCCACACAACTGACATTTTGCAATGATTGTGGGTGTCTACGACTACGGGATGTTACAAATCAACTTCAGGAGCTGTTCACCAAGAAGTCTATAAAGCCAGATTGGTGCGGTATATGCAACAAATTTGTAGAAAATGGCAGGCCAAAAATCCACATTTCAAGTGACTTTACAGTGCAGGAGAAACAGACTAGTATTAAGCAAGATGAGGGTCAGAAAGTTGAAACTAATTCAGGGAATATTCCTCCTGATGAAGTGAGTAAAATTGTGAAAGATGAACAAGTTGAAGAAGAAGATAAATCTGAAGTAGTTTGCCAGTTACAGTTGGAAGTttcaaatgatgatgacgatggtggtggcggttttgatgatgatgattctgatACTGACTATGATAATCGTCCCAATGAGGTCAAAGATACATGTACCAATAATGTGGCCAATTCTAGCAAGGAAGGTGGTGATGTTGAATTGAATCGGAAAGTTGCAAAAAGTCTACAGAAAAACACTTCAGCAACAACTACATGTGCATATGAGGTTACAACCAAGGCAGCTGCAAAGTCTGCTGTTACAACAACGGCTAAATCAAAGGTGGCAGCGACTACTAAATCCAAGGTTGAAAAAactaaaaggtcaaaggttgcaGCTAAGTCAAAATCCACAGTTGCGATATCAAAGATATCAAAAGTCAAGAAAGAAATCAATTATGAAGGAACACATTCACTCCAAAATAAACGACATACAAGATTAAGCGTAGGTGCCATTGAGGCTGCCAATTATCAGTCTTTATTCGCAGGAGACaagatggatgatgatgatgaggaggaggaaaaTGATGAAGAGGATATGGAGGAGGAGTATCATGCATCAGATAACAATTTTGATCCAAGCGATAGTGATGGTgctggtaatgatgatgatgatgacattatTGACATTTCAAAGTATATCATCTGTAAGAATGATAAAAATGCGATATCCAGCACTGAAAGTAAGCCTACGGACAAAGATGGTGACAAATTGAGCAAGTATGGGGTTGAAATTTTGGATCCAGCATTGCAGGATCTCAATGTGCCAGGAGATAATCCAAGCAAGCCATTTAAATGTAAGCTGTGTGGTGATGACTTTAGACATGTAAGCCAGTTTCATACGCATGTTGCAAGTTACCATGTCGATGCAGCAAATATCGACAAACCATTCATTTGCCTGGAATGTGGCAAGAAGTTTCCTTCTTTCAAAATTCTCACAAAACATATATATCGTCATAAAAATGATTTTGTCACCTACAGATGTATACACAAGAACTGTGACTTTACTTTTAAGAGAAAAGACAGGTTGATAAGTCACATTCAAGTTCACAAAGGCAAGAAAAAATTTCAGTGCAATGTATGCGGTGTAGGTGTTAACAGTGTCAAATCTTTGACAATTCACAAGTCGCTACACTCTAGTGATAAAACATATTCTTGCCCGCATTGTGGGAAAACATTCACCCATGAAGTGTATTTTAAGAATCATCTACATTGGCACAAGAATGCCAACAAATACAAATGTGATTTGTGCCCGTATACTTCTGGAAGCAAGGCCGATTGTAAAAGGCATACATTATTAGTGCATCAGAAAACGAACAGAAATCTGGAATGTGAGAAATGCAAGCGCACATTCAAGTACAGTGGTTCGCTCAGTAACCACATCCGTCGGTGCAAACCATCAGCACAGCTGCACGATCAGACTTCAAGTGATTCAGCTATAAGTATTATAGATACAACTCATATTGTGGATCGCCCATACAAATGCGATCACCCAGGTTGTGACAAGACATTTGAAAAAATGGGAGGCCTGAATAATCATGGTTTATCACACAAAGAAAAGAAGGAATACATGTGCAGTTTGCGCGGATTGCAGTACAAATCAAAGGGCTGCCTAACCAAGCATCAGAAGGTCGTACATCTTAACATAAAACCATATCCATGTTCCCATTGTGGAAAAGCTTTTGGCGCTAAACAAAAACGTGATATACACGAGAAAAGAGTTCACCTGAAACTGAAATCGCACATGTGTGAGAAATGCGGTAAAGCGTTTGTAGTTAAAACAGAGTTGACTGCGCATATGCTTTaccatactggagagaaaccataCAAATGTGATCAGTGCGAGTATCGATGTGTCAGGGCGGATTATTTGGCCAAACATAaaagaactcataccaaagagaaaccataccaatgtaaactCTGCGGTATAGAATTTACACATCGTACTCCATTGGTTGCACATGAGAAGAAGAATCATGGTGTTGATAGCGGTGGTGTTAGTATTAGAACAGATCCCAAATACAACTTCTTGGGTTCATCATCAAGTAATACTCCATCTTCATCAAACATAAAGGAAGAAATCATGACTGCTGGATCAGAGAGCAAACTTACAATTCAATTCTTGCAACAAAATTTCAACTTTAATCATTAA